In Salinibacterium sp. ZJ70, one DNA window encodes the following:
- a CDS encoding metal-sensitive transcriptional regulator, with product MIDDIKKRALHRTRILQGQLRGVEKMIEDEAYCVDIITQSLAIQKSLRSLNKLLVENHLRTHVSHMFDAGDESREQAIEELLTVFELQNNRGS from the coding sequence GTGATCGATGACATCAAGAAGCGTGCGCTGCACCGCACGCGCATCCTTCAGGGGCAGCTCCGCGGGGTCGAGAAGATGATCGAGGATGAGGCGTACTGCGTCGACATCATCACGCAGTCGCTCGCCATCCAGAAGTCGCTGCGCAGCCTCAACAAGCTGCTCGTCGAGAATCACCTGCGCACGCACGTCTCGCACATGTTCGACGCCGGCGACGAGAGCCGCGAGCAGGCGATCGAGGAGCTGCTCACCGTCTTCGAGCTGCAGAACAACCGCGGCTCCTGA
- a CDS encoding diacylglycerol kinase family protein, whose product MTTKQRRIVVAINPSASFGSSRDVGPAVVQTLRAMGHEVTSLTEPDFDSLYDAAMAAVRGKADALVVVGGDGMVNLAVNVLAGTKVALGIVPSGTGNDMARGLAIPHDDTEAAIRALGDALQREPRTIDVGRIRWTEDDAPFERLFAGSLSAGWDAIVNDRANRMRRPKGASRYMLAMLAELLTLSPLRYRVTLDGETLDERALLVSVGNNTSLGGGMRFAPDALLDDGELDVMIVRPLSRIAFLRIFPRVFSGAHTSDPRVVMRRAKRIRIEVDAPITAYADGERIGPMPVDIEVVPGALRVLV is encoded by the coding sequence ATGACGACGAAGCAGCGACGGATCGTCGTCGCGATCAACCCGAGCGCGTCGTTCGGCTCCAGCCGTGATGTGGGCCCCGCCGTCGTGCAGACTCTGCGCGCCATGGGTCACGAGGTCACCTCGCTCACGGAACCCGATTTCGATTCGCTCTACGACGCTGCGATGGCCGCCGTGCGCGGCAAGGCCGACGCCCTCGTGGTGGTCGGCGGCGACGGCATGGTCAACCTCGCGGTCAACGTGCTCGCCGGCACGAAGGTCGCGCTCGGCATCGTGCCATCCGGCACCGGCAATGACATGGCGCGTGGTCTCGCCATCCCGCACGACGACACCGAGGCCGCCATCCGCGCGCTCGGCGACGCCCTGCAGCGGGAGCCTCGCACGATCGACGTGGGCCGCATCCGCTGGACCGAGGACGACGCTCCGTTCGAGCGGCTGTTCGCCGGGTCGCTGTCGGCGGGCTGGGATGCGATCGTCAACGACCGAGCCAACCGCATGCGCCGCCCCAAGGGGGCGAGCCGGTACATGCTCGCGATGCTCGCCGAGCTCCTGACCCTCTCGCCGCTGCGCTACCGGGTGACCCTCGACGGCGAGACGCTCGACGAGCGCGCGCTGCTGGTCTCGGTGGGCAACAACACGTCGCTCGGGGGAGGGATGCGGTTCGCTCCCGACGCCCTCCTCGACGACGGCGAACTCGACGTCATGATCGTGCGGCCGCTCTCGCGCATCGCGTTCCTGCGCATCTTCCCGCGCGTGTTCTCGGGCGCCCACACCTCGGATCCGCGCGTCGTCATGCGCCGCGCGAAACGGATCCGCATCGAGGTCGACGCACCCATCACGGCGTACGCCGATGGGGAGCGGATCGGCCCGATGCCGGTCGATATCGAGGTCGTTCCGGGGGCGCTCCGCGTGCTCGTGTAG
- a CDS encoding thiolase family protein — MTAAWIYDAVRTPFGRAGGALASVRPDDLAAVVMRDIVRRTGLDAAQIDEVVFGDANQAGEDNRNVARFGALLAGFPTSVPGVTVNRLCGSALEAVIQGSRAIETGDARIVLAGGVESMSRAPFVVEKSPRPYPAAGNPTMWNTAIGWRMTNPALPAEWTISNGESAEKLASIHGISREQQDAFALRSHQLAATAWAEGAYDGEIVQVPGHELARDEGIRPDTSMEALGALRASFAADGTVTAGNSSSINDGASAVLLAAEGALDAEPLARITGRGVFGNDPDLFGVAPVEAANRALARAGRTWADVDLVELNEAFASQSLACLKLWPELDPEKVNIHGGAIAIGHPLGASGGRIIGHAAHELARRGGGVAVATLCIGVGQGLAVVIER; from the coding sequence ATGACCGCCGCCTGGATCTACGACGCCGTCCGCACCCCGTTCGGTCGCGCGGGAGGCGCCCTCGCCTCCGTGCGGCCCGACGACCTCGCCGCCGTCGTCATGCGCGACATCGTGCGCCGCACGGGGCTCGACGCAGCCCAGATCGACGAGGTCGTGTTCGGCGACGCCAACCAGGCAGGGGAGGACAACCGCAACGTCGCGCGCTTCGGCGCGCTGCTCGCGGGCTTCCCGACCTCCGTGCCCGGTGTCACGGTCAACCGGCTGTGCGGCTCGGCACTCGAAGCCGTCATCCAGGGATCGCGCGCGATCGAGACGGGCGACGCGCGCATCGTGCTCGCCGGCGGCGTCGAGTCGATGAGCCGCGCGCCGTTCGTGGTCGAGAAGTCGCCGCGCCCCTATCCGGCCGCAGGGAACCCCACCATGTGGAACACCGCGATCGGCTGGCGGATGACGAACCCCGCGCTGCCCGCCGAATGGACGATCTCGAACGGTGAGTCGGCCGAGAAGCTCGCAAGCATCCACGGCATCTCCCGCGAGCAGCAGGATGCCTTCGCGCTGCGCAGCCACCAGCTCGCCGCGACCGCGTGGGCGGAGGGCGCCTACGACGGCGAGATCGTGCAGGTTCCGGGGCACGAGCTCGCTCGCGACGAGGGCATCCGCCCCGACACGTCGATGGAGGCCCTCGGCGCGTTGCGCGCGAGCTTCGCCGCCGACGGCACCGTCACCGCGGGAAACTCCTCCTCGATCAACGACGGCGCCTCGGCTGTGCTGCTCGCGGCGGAGGGCGCCCTCGACGCGGAACCGCTCGCGCGCATCACGGGCCGCGGCGTCTTCGGCAACGACCCCGACCTGTTCGGCGTCGCGCCCGTGGAGGCGGCGAACCGGGCGCTCGCCCGCGCGGGCCGCACCTGGGCCGACGTCGACCTCGTCGAGCTCAACGAGGCCTTCGCCTCGCAGAGCCTCGCGTGCCTGAAGCTCTGGCCCGAGCTCGACCCCGAGAAGGTCAACATCCACGGTGGCGCCATCGCGATCGGTCACCCGCTCGGCGCATCCGGAGGTCGGATCATCGGCCACGCCGCCCACGAGCTCGCCCGCCGCGGGGGAGGCGTCGCGGTCGCCACGCTGTGCATCGGCGTGGGGCAGGGCCTCGCGGTCGTCATCGAACGATGA
- a CDS encoding acetylxylan esterase produces the protein MFVDMPEADLRAYRSSQTDPADFDDFWAGTLAESRAAAPAGVQLEKIDAGLVTLDVHDVTFPGFGGQPIRAWLRVPAGASAALPTVIQYQGYGGGRGLPTENLLYASAGFAHLLVDTRGQGSGWSIGDTPDEGVTGPQIPGVMTRGIDSPDTYYYRRLFTDAVRAVDAARTLDLVDASRIAVTGGSQGGGISLAVAGLVPDLAAVLPQVPFLCDFPRALTIHDSDPYHEVVRYLAQHRTKVSSVLETLSYFDGVNFACRATAPAWFTAALMDETCKPSTVFGAYNAYAGEKHIEVFPFNGHEGGAAQTDADNVRILREVFDF, from the coding sequence ATGTTCGTCGATATGCCCGAAGCCGATCTGCGCGCCTACCGCAGCAGCCAGACCGACCCCGCGGACTTCGACGACTTCTGGGCGGGAACGCTCGCCGAGAGCCGTGCCGCGGCACCTGCGGGAGTGCAGCTCGAGAAGATCGACGCGGGGCTCGTGACGCTCGATGTGCACGACGTGACGTTCCCCGGATTCGGCGGGCAGCCGATTCGCGCCTGGCTGCGGGTGCCGGCGGGCGCGAGTGCCGCACTGCCGACGGTCATCCAATACCAGGGGTATGGCGGCGGACGCGGTCTCCCGACCGAGAACCTGCTCTACGCCTCCGCGGGATTCGCGCACCTGCTCGTCGACACGCGCGGGCAGGGCTCCGGCTGGTCGATCGGCGATACCCCTGACGAGGGCGTCACGGGCCCGCAGATCCCCGGCGTCATGACGCGCGGCATCGATTCGCCGGACACCTACTACTACCGCCGCCTGTTCACCGACGCCGTGCGCGCTGTCGATGCCGCACGCACCCTCGACCTCGTCGACGCGAGCCGCATCGCGGTGACGGGCGGCAGTCAGGGTGGCGGCATCTCGCTCGCCGTCGCAGGGCTCGTGCCCGATCTCGCGGCCGTGCTGCCGCAGGTGCCGTTCCTGTGCGACTTCCCGCGCGCCCTCACCATTCACGACTCCGACCCGTATCACGAGGTCGTGCGCTATCTCGCGCAGCACCGCACGAAGGTCAGCTCGGTGCTCGAGACGCTCAGCTACTTCGACGGCGTCAACTTCGCCTGCCGCGCCACCGCGCCCGCGTGGTTCACCGCGGCCCTCATGGACGAGACCTGCAAGCCCTCGACGGTGTTCGGCGCGTACAACGCCTACGCGGGGGAGAAGCACATCGAGGTGTTCCCCTTCAACGGGCACGAGGGCGGCGCGGCGCAGACGGATGCCGACAACGTGCGGATCCTGCGCGAGGTCTTCGACTTCTGA
- a CDS encoding IclR family transcriptional regulator C-terminal domain-containing protein, with product MTDTVEPTSDDFVQSFARGLAVIRAFDGDHPQLTLSEVAARAGIARAAARRFLRTLEALGYVRSDDRAFALTPRVLELGFAYLSSLSIADVAQPHLERLSREVDESVSAAVLDGSDIVYVARVATRRIMSVGITVGTRFPAERTSMGRALLVATGAVDVSAARARGWEVHSDGWALVDEELEAGLRAIAAPVRDARGRVVAAVNISTSTARTTLARMRDEFAPALLATTAAIETELRLQSGRS from the coding sequence ATGACCGACACTGTCGAGCCGACCTCCGACGACTTCGTCCAGTCGTTCGCTCGCGGGCTCGCGGTCATCCGCGCGTTCGACGGCGACCACCCGCAGCTGACGCTGAGCGAGGTCGCGGCGCGGGCGGGCATCGCGCGCGCCGCCGCGCGGAGGTTCCTGCGCACACTCGAAGCGCTCGGCTACGTGCGCAGCGACGACCGCGCCTTCGCGCTCACGCCGCGCGTGCTCGAGCTCGGCTTCGCCTACCTCTCCTCCCTCTCGATCGCGGATGTCGCCCAGCCGCACCTCGAACGGCTCTCGCGCGAGGTCGACGAGAGCGTCTCGGCTGCGGTGCTCGACGGATCCGACATCGTCTACGTCGCGCGCGTCGCCACCCGGCGCATCATGTCGGTCGGCATCACCGTCGGCACGCGCTTTCCCGCCGAGCGCACGTCGATGGGGCGCGCGCTGCTCGTGGCGACGGGTGCCGTGGACGTCTCCGCGGCACGCGCGCGAGGCTGGGAGGTGCACTCGGACGGCTGGGCGCTCGTCGACGAGGAGCTCGAAGCGGGTCTGCGCGCCATCGCCGCACCCGTTCGCGACGCCCGAGGACGCGTGGTCGCAGCGGTCAACATCTCCACGAGCACCGCACGCACGACCCTCGCGCGCATGCGCGACGAGTTCGCCCCGGCGCTTCTCGCGACGACGGCCGCGATCGAGACAGAGCTGCGGCTGCAGTCCGGCCGGTCCTGA